A genomic segment from Gracilinanus agilis isolate LMUSP501 chromosome 1, AgileGrace, whole genome shotgun sequence encodes:
- the C1H16orf90 gene encoding uncharacterized protein C16orf90 homolog, translated as MEALVCAFSELRIREDAVSLTLGCPGSADTPPNIYEGGLGARRQQCPSPPGSKPKNFRLRHLRSLALYLPSSMQPAGQCESHWLGRLMAGGCLPRVGPLPKGGAWALELPGPLSSTNHPLDSPGPQPPRENLGSTASSSSTDPTKGALSQPRPPEGSGSRPKRSWGALEESTCPMCKRTRPGAQERP; from the exons ATGGAGGCTTTGGTCTGTGCTTTCTCTGAGCTGCGAATAAGAGAAG ATGCAGTGAGCCTGACTTTGGGCTGCCCAGGCAGCGCCGACACCCCCCCCAACATCTACGAGGGGGGTCTGGGGGCCCGGAGGCAGCAGTGCCCCAGCCCACCAGGCAGCAAGCCCAAGAACTTCCGCCTTCGTCACCTTCggagcctggcactctatctgcccAGCAGCATGCAACCTGCCGGCCAGTGCGAGAGCCACTGGCTGGGGAGGCTAATGGCAGGGGGCTGCCTCCCACGGGTGGGGCCCTTGCCCAAGGGCGGGGCATGGGCCCTCGAACTTCCTGGCCCTTTGAGCTCCACCAATCACCCCCTGGATTCACCAGGTCCCCAACCACCCAGGGAGAACCTAGGGAGTACAG cTTCCAGCTCCAGCACCGACCCAACCAAGGGTGCCCTCTCCCAGCCCCGGCCACCCGAGGGCTCAGGCTCCAGGCCCAAGAGGTCTTGGGGAGCCTTAGAGGAGTCAACATGTCCTATGTGCAAGAGGACCCGGCCCGGGGCCCAGGAGAGGCCATAG